DNA from Pomacea canaliculata isolate SZHN2017 linkage group LG9, ASM307304v1, whole genome shotgun sequence:
ACATTCGTCTTTCCTAGTTTTTAAGGATAATACTCGTAATAGCCAGTTTACCAGCTGCTCGCTGATGTGGTTTCCCCATGtcattaaaaggaaaaataccgataacagttttctttgcaaatttaacacaagttttgtttaaatgctttaGGACATAATCAGGCATTCCATATGCTCTGAACAGCGATTCATGTTAACACATGTGCgcacatataaatatagatatgaTCGCAACAAAATTACCATGTAACAAATAACTCCTGCCTTTATGTTGTAATTTCAAAGAATGtatatagaaaacattttaacgTAGTTCATAATGATACCACATTACTTTTTAAACGTCTTTATCTTGCTCATAGAAACTTTTTTCCACTTGATGTAATGTTAATCATTTATGATCATTATATTAATTAGCAGCATTTTGCTTTGTTCTGATAATCAGCTGATTGTTCCACAAGGGAAAGGGCAAGCTGGGTTTAAGTGATAGATACTTATGTTAAAAATTTCAGGTTGCTAAACAGTTGTTTCTTACAGTTGTATCTAAAAGATAGTTCTTATAGAGCAGAAGATTGCCCCCATAGTGTGTTGTCAAATGACATTGTCAGAACTATCCAATATGAGAGTTAACTTTCAGTTTCCCATCCTGCATTTGGAGATGGGAGAGTACTGGCATGACAGGATAATGTTACAAACATGACATAAGAGTTTTGAGTTGGCAGCTGCATGCATTCTTTGATAATTGGTATCAAAGTTGTAGGGCGATTAGTCtctatatgtaaaaaaaaaaaaataatagaagatGGCATTGCAAAGCTGAATGACACTCTTGTGTTAAGACTTGTTGACTGTACAGAAGTTTGTGAAAAAGTATGCAGACATGGCAGCCTTTATGACTTAGTCTGAAGCTGTGTTTTGGACATGGCTGTAAGTAGATGATtcctttaaaactaaaaatttttatgaaatacttTGATTTAAAACATCTATACTTGTATTTATGCTATAGTCTACTTAATGatgcgcatactcacactcttaaggagcatgctcttagtgcttaaagGCTGATGTCTACCAACTGGACGGAGGCAAATGGTGttgcccgtgcgagggaaggtaggagtacacgcggtgcagATTGCTATCAGACATTCGTCTCAAATTACTACCCAGACAAAAGGTGGAATGGACATTGCAGGCACCACCGACTAGCCTGGCAACTAAAAGTCTTCCTCACCCGaccagtacttgctgtagggtctgagtGCTGAGGCAAAACACCTTCCATGTGAATATAATGTCGAAGGCAATAACCTAGCAATACAATGTCTTTCTCGGCCGAGTACTTGCTGTTGgcgtttagaaagctgaagcgaaacggtttccaactgaacttactgtcagggttaggaccggcacttgaatgtattctccattaaataaagaaggaaaaaaagggagaaaaagatgaacagtggaaatgacaaacacaaaactgaattttgaaactttattttactgcttttgtctatctgtctttatctctctatatctttctttactcttaAGGGATGgtattattcaatattttcagtttatttcccTGGTGACTGATATAAAATACATCTGTGTTTGGGTGCAATGTACGTACCTTTTCAAAtgggcaacaattcacacctgtgaCACCTCTAAatgccaacaccaagtactcagcTGAGAAAGACTGtttattgcctgtgatctccaccctgcctcggggccagggtagcaattcaggaaaactgaccgcttgtACAGCAcagtgtactcctaccttcgctcgcacgggcgaaaccatttttaaaaaacgccCATCGGGACATCAGGCTTTAAGAACATGGACATCAGAGAGCATCCAAGAAGAATATCACAGGAGATACTGGTAGGCTCCAATATCAAGTCCAAGGATTATCTAATGTTCAAAATCTTGTTGAGACACTGGGGCATGGTCATCAGCAAAACAGTCACATTGCTCAGCAGAGGGTTGCTGAAGCAGGGCCATTTGTAGTTGTGCTTTGAATGCAACTATGTCAACACCGCGTAACAGATGAGTGAGTCTAAAAACTGGTTCAATCAATACACAGTAATGATCAGATGTTagatcttgagaaacatcaactgGAGGCACAAATCGATCATCAGGTTGATGCATGACCCAGTCCAAGATGTTATCTCTTTTATGAGTGGGTTGCAAAACAGACTAGACGAGACAAAAAGTGTGCAACAATTGtgacatttttaccttgatgaATTGTCAAAATGGACttaacatctccaagaagcaCTGCAGGTACACTGAGTGCATTGCTATAGTCCAGCATATCatgaaattctgagaaaaaggtAGTGGCTGTGAGTTTGTTCTTGCACTTGGAGGGGTTTATAGCTGCAGAACAGGTGTATCAAGCAGTAAGGTTAGGTAGACTTGAATACATTCAAAAGATGTATGTAGGAACAATAAAGCAGTAGTAAAAGACAGGTACTTGGCAAGTGATAATTTGTAGATAATAGCAATGCCACCTTCACGTGTATGACTGGGGGATGATTTCAGACAGTAGGAACGGAATGgtgcttttctgtttatttaacaGATCCAGTTTCGAGAGAAGGTGCTATGGACAGCAATTACTTTGTTCATCTTCCTTATCTGCTGCCAGGTGAGTGCTCTCAAATATATCTATGTATGACTAATAGCTGCTGAAGTGTTTATGGTTTATAGTCTGATATTTTAAGTCGTTCATAATATCATTTTATGAAATTCATAGAACAGCTGCTGAAAACATTAGACATTCAAAATAACTGTAAATCCAACTGTTGTCTGTATTAAATGTTCAGGCGATAGTTCGGCATTTAAATGTGTCAGGAGTGAGTTAAAAAGTACCTGCAGATTTGTTTAGTGGAGCATCTAAAACTAGCTGCAGTCTAGAAAACATGCCTTTCAGTTCATGGAGtaaagttatgcttttttcttCAGATTCCACTGTTTGGCATTGTCTCATCAGACTCGGCAGATCCCTTCTACTGGATCCGTGTCATCCTGGCTTCCAACAGGGGTGAGAATAAACTATAATTAGATGATGTACACATACAGTATAACTGATGAAATGTTGCAACTGAGTGAGTGTTCTGTGTTTACTGTAGTGACAATTCTGTGGGTGATGAAAATAACTGTTGTGTGCCTAGGTACACTGATGGAACTGGGTATCTCGCCAATTGTCACGTCCTCACTGATTATGCAGCTTCTGGCTGGTGCCAAGATTATTGAAGTGGGTGACACACCCAAAGATCGCGCTCTCTTCAATGGAGCCCAGAAATGTAAGTCTGCAATATTTCCCTTTTCGAGGGACAGTATTACTAAAGTTGTTACTACTACTGTATGCCTAACAATTACCAACTCTTACAAAAGAGCTTAATTAACTTGTATATGTTGATATTTtcagatgaaaaatgaaaggtgtgttgtgttgtttgtgctTTTACTGGTAGTTAAGAGATACATTGTTGTAGTTACAGTGGAAGGTAAAACATGTATATGTTAATTAACATTTGATCTAACGAATAAtagactgtatgtgtgtgtttagtagAAAATCCTGGTTTGCTGGTATTTTCTATAATACAAAAGATCGGTTTTCATAATTTGCAGTGTTTGGTATGGTGATGACCATTGGACAGGCTATTGTATATGTGATGACTGGCATGTATGGTGACCCTGCAGACATCGGTGCCGGTGTTTGTCTGCTCATTGTCATTCAGGTCTTTATGTTTTTTACCTGTTCTAATCATCAGATTTGGTAGGGCAagattttgttatatttaaaaataacacatgATTTAGCACTGGTCTTACTGCAACGATGCTATCCTAGAAGACTGCATCGTTTAACCAAAATATGAAAGGAATAACAACCATGCACCATAAACATAAAATGGCATCATTTTGTGATATTCACTTCATTTAAAGCTGCCTGTGTGGGTGCTGTAAGATCTTGAAAGATAATGTTAATCTGAAGATTGTTTGTATAATAGAACAGTTctcaaataaatttgttaatttggTTTTTCTTGTTCATCATGACAGTTATTTGTGGCTGGCATTGTTGTCCTGCTGCTTGATGAGCTGCTGCAGAAGGGCTATGGTCTGGGTTCTGGAATCTCGCTTTTTATCGCCACCAATATCTGTGAGACTATAGTCTGGAAAGCTTTCTCTCCAGCCACTGTCAACACAGGGAGAGGTAAGTCTGCACCCTGGATGTTACCCGTTTccctacatttttattttacagtattaAACATGTACAATCACATGGTCATAGAATCATTCAATAtaatatgcatataaaataatagataTAACAGTACAGTATAGACCTTGGATGTTGGTActtaataaaagaagaaaggaactGGTATTTAATGACTTAATCAGTAATCGTGCATACATACATTTTTCTTGCTAAGAATTTTCAGCTTCATCTAAATACAGTAAGTTTGCTCTGTGATTTATAGCATTTTTCAGACTTTGCATAGCCCATTTTTAAGCTTTtgtctgaatgttttctttctgctccTTATTTCAGGAACTGAGTTTGAAGGTGCAGTCATTGCACTGTTCCACCTGCTGGCTACTCGTCAGGACAAAGTTCGGGGTCTGCGTGAGGCTTTCTACCGACAAAACCTTCCCAACCTCATGAACCTACTAGCCACTGTCTTAGTCTTTGCAATTGTCATATATTTTCAGGTATGGgttgtttttgattgtttgtttttttttctcttttaattttaatttgtgtggATAGTGGTAGGAGAGTTAAGGGTAAAAGCTAATTGTCCACAGTAGGATCAAAGGACAGCACTTATGAtctttgctgtttgtctttttatggCAGGTTTGAATATATCAGGACATACATGTAATTGACACGCTGTGTTGTCAGACTTACTATAATTTGGCTAAGATTATGAAATCAAGTGTACTTAAGTAAATGCTGGCTGCTTAATCTTCCACTATAATCACTTCATTGCTTGCACCATTTCCTAACATCATTGTCTTGTAGAAGATGTGAAAGaagatgaaaattatttttgaagcCTTTAAACTGGAttgcacatttgttttcatgattCAGGGATTCAGGGTGGATCTGCCTATCAAGTCAGCACGCTACCGTGGGCAACAGACCTCCTACCCAATCAAACTGTTCTACACTTCCAACATCCCCATCATTTTGCAAAGTGCTCTAGTGTCTAATCTGTACATCATCTCCCAGGTACATACTCGTCGCTGTTCCCTGCATTGTGAAATAGGAACAAGTCCTCTGCTCATTGCTTCACCAAACCCTTTCCTCTTAAGAGTAGAGATTAGTGCATTGACAGGATTCTTTTAGAGCAGATGTATAATAGAACAGCTTGTGTTCATCCACATTAGTGCAAACACTGACATTTTCTGAGTGGCTGTTGCCACTAGATTAATTTTATCATACTAAAGCTTTAGGACTGGGACTGTAGTAAAAATGACATCTTCCGTTTCAGATGTTAGCCACAAAGTTCAGCGGAAATTTCTTTGTCAGCTTAATTGGAGTCTGGGCTGTAAGTATTAATGGATTTCTTTATAATTTGTAGAAGTGGAGAggcttaaaaatgtttttaaatgacgaCTGTGTGAAATTGATCTCTTTCATTAGGCTCTTCTGTAAGAGGTTTCCCATGTGCTTGTTGTGTAGTAATTGGatctatatatttttactgtACAGTTATCTGATTGATTGCATGTGTAGATTTAATTCTTCTGTGGGTGTTGCTGTGACTTTGTGTTTGCGTGGTTTTGTGTGTCCAAATTGTGAACTCATTCAACGTGGAAGAAAAGTAATGCAGTTGAACATTTAGAACAGTAGTGGTGGCACAAAGTAATAATagtaaagttgatttatatagaactttacaccaccatcaaatgCAGGtttaaagtgctttacaaaaagtACACTGTGTTCTAACACCTATTGACAGTAAAGACAACCAGC
Protein-coding regions in this window:
- the LOC112571999 gene encoding protein transport protein Sec61 subunit alpha, with translation MGIKFLEFVKPFCAVLPEIAKPDRKIQFREKVLWTAITLFIFLICCQIPLFGIVSSDSADPFYWIRVILASNRGTLMELGISPIVTSSLIMQLLAGAKIIEVGDTPKDRALFNGAQKLFGMVMTIGQAIVYVMTGMYGDPADIGAGVCLLIVIQLFVAGIVVLLLDELLQKGYGLGSGISLFIATNICETIVWKAFSPATVNTGRGTEFEGAVIALFHLLATRQDKVRGLREAFYRQNLPNLMNLLATVLVFAIVIYFQGFRVDLPIKSARYRGQQTSYPIKLFYTSNIPIILQSALVSNLYIISQMLATKFSGNFFVSLIGVWADVGGGGPARSYPIGGLCYYLSPPETLGHILEDPIHAVLYIIFMLGSCAFFSKTWIDVSGSSAKDVAKQLKDQQMVMRGHREKSMIKELNRYIPTAAAFGGLCIGALSVLADFLGAIGSGTGILLAVTIIYQYFEYFVKEQSEMGGMSTLLF